In Oncorhynchus nerka isolate Pitt River linkage group LG26, Oner_Uvic_2.0, whole genome shotgun sequence, one DNA window encodes the following:
- the LOC135564860 gene encoding uncharacterized protein LOC135564860 yields the protein MANSSDYWHDFIAENQVAPPSLIIVDGLEGYLRGPGVSGGLQQAEQSSAAPPSLIIVDGLEGYLRGPGVSGGLQQAEQSSAAPPSLIIVDGLECYLRGPGVSGGLQQAEQSSAAPPSLIIVDGLEGYLRGPGVSGGLQQAEQSSAAPPSLIIVDGLEGYLRGPGVSGGLQQAEQSSAAPPSLIIVDGLEGYLRGPGVSGGLQQAEQSSAAPPSLIIVDGLEGYLRGPGVSGGLQQAEQSSAAPPSLNIVDGLEGYLRGPGVSGGLQQAEQSSAAHISALLYDTAAFLSQTLEERAASLAPCRVIASFQSEWEGHASGDSSDPVLSVLDRYFQVRCTLDQDWNSAPAVAGPQDTWHVYLSGAGITEDPIAKDEEDSSLAREWRLVICPNRSMEFTMV from the exons atgg CAAACAGTTCTGATTATTGGCATGACTTTATTGCAGAAAATCAAGTTGCCCCTCCGTCGCTGATCATCGTGGACGGACTGGAGGGCTACCTGCGTGGGCCTGGGGTGAGTGGTGGCCTTCAGCAGGCGGAACAGTCCTCTGCTGCCCCTCCGTCGCTGATCATCGTGGACGGACTGGAGGGCTACCTGCGTGGGCCTGGGGTGAGTGGTGGCCTTCAGCAGGCGGAACAGTCCTCTGCTGCCCCTCCGTCGCTGATCATCGTGGACGGACTGGAGTGCTACCTGCGTGGGCCTGGGGTGAGTGGTGGCCTTCAGCAGGCGGAACAGTCCTCTGCTGCCCCTCCGTCGCTGATCATCGTGGACGGACTGGAGGGCTACCTGCGTGGGCCTGGGGTGAGTGGTGGCCTTCAGCAGGCGGAACAGTCCTCTGCTGCCCCTCCGTCGCTGATCATCGTGGACGGACTGGAGGGCTACCTGCGCGGGCCTGGGGTGAGTGGTGGCCTTCAGCAGGCGGAACAGTCCTCTGCTGCCCCTCCGTCGCTGATCATCGTGGACGGACTGGAGGGCTACCTGCGCGGGCCTGGGGTGAGTGGTGGCCTTCAGCAGGCGGAACAGTCCTCTGCTGCCCCTCCGTCGCTGATCATCGTGGACGGACTGGAGGGTTACCTGCGTGGGCCTGGGGTGAGTGGTGGCCTTCAGCAGGCGGAACAGTCCTCTGCTGCCCCTCCGTCGCTGAACATCGTGGACGGACTGGAGGGCTACCTGCGCGGGCCTGGGGTGAGTGGTGGCCTTCAGCAGGCGGAACAGTCCTCTGCTGCACACATCTCTGCTCTGCTGTATGACACGGCTGCATTTCTCTCACAGACCTTGGAAGAGAGAGCCGCTAGTCTGGCCCCCTGTCGGGTCATAGCCTCGTTCCAGTCCGAGTGGGAAGGGCATGCTAGTGGGGACTCCTCAGACCCTGTCCTCTCAGTGTTAGACCGCTACTTTCAGGTTAGGTGTACCTTGGACCAGGACTGGAACTCTGCCCCTGCTGTAGCAGGACCACAGGACACGTGGCATGTTTATCTCTCTGGTGCTGGGATCACAGAAGACCCTATTGCTAAGGATGAGGAGGACTCAAGTCTGGCACGAGAATGGCGACTGGTCATTTGCCCCAATCGCTCAATGGAGTTTACAATGGTTTGA